From Callithrix jacchus isolate 240 chromosome 3, calJac240_pri, whole genome shotgun sequence, a single genomic window includes:
- the CXCL1 gene encoding growth-regulated alpha protein — protein sequence MARAELSADSSNPRLLRAALLLLLLVAAGRRAAGAPLANELRCHCLQTLQGIHLKNIQSVEVKRPGPHCDQTEVIAALKNGQKACLNPASPIVKKIIEKILNSDKPN from the exons ATGGCCCGCGCCGAGCTCTCCGCCGACTCCAGCAACCCCCGGCTCCTGCGGGCGGCgctgctgctcctgctcctggTGGCCGCCGGCCGGCGCGCAGCAG GAGCTCCCCTGGCCAATGAACTGCGCTGCCATTGTCTGCAGACCCTGCAGGGAATTCACCTCAAGAACATCCAAAGTGTGGAAGTGAAGCGGCCGGGACCCCACTGCGACCAAACCGAAGTCAT AGCCGCACTCAAGAATGGGCAGAAAGCTTGTCTGAACCCCGCATCCCCCATTGTTAAGAAAATCATCGAAAAGATTCTGAACAG TGACAAACCCAACTGa
- the LOC100402310 gene encoding platelet factor 4-like, which translates to MSSAAASRDSHPGLLLLGLLLLPAVVAFASAEAEEGDGDLQCLCVKTTSQVRPRHITSLEVIKAGPHCPTVQLIATLKNGRKICLDLKAPLYKKIVKKRLEH; encoded by the exons ATGAGCTCCGCAGCAGCGTCCCGCGACTCCCACCCGGGGCTGCTGCTCTTGGGGTTGCTGCTCCTGCCAGCTGTGGTCGCCTTCGCCAGCG CTGAAGCTGAAGAAGGAGATGGGGACCTGCAGTGCCTGTGTGTGAAGACCACTTCCCAGGTCCGTCCCAGGCACATCACCAGCCTGGAGGTGATCAAGGCCGGACCCCATTGCCCCACTGTCCAACTGAT AGCCACACTGAAGAATGGGAGGAAAATCTGCTTGGACCTGAAAGCCCCACTGTACAAGAAAATAGTTAAGAAACGATTGGAGCATTAG